The proteins below are encoded in one region of Pseudoduganella armeniaca:
- a CDS encoding J domain-containing protein — protein MDNLYNVLGVAPNASEEDIRKVYRSLAMRFHPDRNPEPGAAARFQAIAKAYEVLSDPAKREEYNQSLNHRIIIDPESEAYQLWRSVFGLHGVTLPAE, from the coding sequence ATGGACAATTTGTACAACGTGCTCGGTGTCGCGCCCAACGCCTCGGAAGAGGACATCAGGAAAGTCTACCGCTCGCTGGCCATGCGCTTCCACCCGGACCGCAATCCGGAGCCGGGCGCGGCTGCGCGCTTCCAGGCCATCGCCAAGGCCTACGAGGTGCTGTCCGACCCGGCCAAGCGCGAGGAATACAACCAGAGCCTGAACCACCGCATCATCATCGACCCGGAGAGCGAAGCCTACCAGCTGTGGCGCTCCGTGTTCGGGCTGCACGGCGTGACGTTGCCGGCCGAGTAA
- a CDS encoding MFS transporter: MSRIAVGTPDFKRSNRAMFFGGFSCFALLYCVQPLMPLLAHEFALTPAQSSLSLSISTGTLALSLLVSSVVSDRFGRKPIMVAAMAVAALMTLACAFAHGYGQLLVLRALLGLALGGMPAIAMAYLGEEIEPASLGLSMGLYISGSAFGGMFGRLLASTLSDFLSWRVALAVIGVAGVLAAGEFWRSLPASRHFRAGAGGVKALAGGLRQHFTDAGLPWLFALAFLLMGCFVSAYNFIGFRLLGAPFGLRQSVVGAISFLYLLGIFSSVWAGKLADRLGRRGVLWLVMSVMAAGLLLTLSGSLLVIVLGMALTTFGFFASHSITSSWVGRRARPPQALASALYLFFYYLGSSVIGWLAGVLWAWGGWNGVVALLGTLLGGALLIARRLRGLAPLEPVQALAPAG; encoded by the coding sequence ATGTCCCGCATCGCCGTCGGCACGCCCGACTTCAAACGTAGCAACCGCGCCATGTTCTTTGGCGGCTTTTCCTGCTTTGCGCTGCTGTACTGCGTGCAGCCGCTGATGCCGCTGCTGGCGCACGAATTCGCGCTGACGCCGGCGCAAAGCAGCCTGTCGCTGTCCATCTCGACGGGCACGCTGGCGCTGTCGCTGCTGGTCTCGTCGGTGGTGTCGGACCGGTTCGGCCGCAAGCCGATCATGGTGGCGGCGATGGCCGTCGCGGCATTGATGACGCTGGCCTGCGCGTTCGCCCACGGCTACGGCCAGCTGCTGGTGCTGCGCGCCTTGCTGGGCTTGGCCCTGGGCGGCATGCCGGCCATTGCCATGGCTTACCTGGGCGAGGAAATCGAGCCGGCGTCGCTGGGATTATCGATGGGCCTGTACATCAGCGGCAGCGCGTTCGGCGGCATGTTTGGACGACTGCTGGCCTCGACGTTGTCCGATTTCCTGTCGTGGCGGGTGGCGCTGGCCGTCATCGGCGTGGCGGGCGTTCTGGCCGCGGGCGAGTTCTGGCGCAGCCTGCCGGCCTCGCGTCACTTCCGGGCCGGTGCCGGGGGTGTCAAGGCGCTCGCTGGCGGATTACGCCAGCATTTTACGGACGCCGGCCTGCCGTGGCTGTTCGCGCTGGCGTTCCTGCTGATGGGCTGTTTCGTCAGTGCCTATAACTTCATCGGCTTTCGCCTGCTGGGCGCGCCTTTCGGGCTGCGCCAGAGTGTCGTCGGTGCCATTTCGTTCCTGTACCTGCTGGGGATCTTCAGCTCCGTCTGGGCCGGCAAGCTGGCCGACCGGCTGGGGCGGCGCGGCGTGCTGTGGCTCGTGATGTCCGTGATGGCAGCCGGGCTGCTGCTGACGTTGTCCGGCTCCCTGCTCGTCATCGTGCTGGGCATGGCGCTGACCACGTTCGGTTTCTTCGCTTCCCATTCGATCACCAGCAGCTGGGTGGGACGGCGCGCGCGGCCGCCGCAGGCACTGGCGTCGGCGCTCTACCTGTTCTTCTATTACCTGGGCTCCAGCGTGATCGGCTGGCTGGCGGGCGTGCTGTGGGCGTGGGGTGGCTGGAATGGCGTGGTGGCGCTGCTGGGCACGCTGCTGGGGGGCGCGCTGCTGATTGCCCGCCGGCTGCGCGGCCTGGCCCCTCTCGAACCGGTACAGGCGTTGGCGCCAGCGGGCTGA
- the dkgB gene encoding 2,5-didehydrogluconate reductase DkgB, which yields MSSIPSFGVGTFRLTGQTVIDAVSTALELGYRAVDTAQIYGNEAEIGQAVAASGVPRSELFLTTKIWTANYSRSQLVASLRASLEKLRTGYVDLTLIHWPAPGNGVELPEYMEALAEAKALGLTRQIGISNFNIALTRQAIDVVGVGEIATNQIELSPYLQGRTLAAFLKEQGITVTSYMTLAYGKVLDDPLLARIADKHQATVAQVALAWALQLGHAVIPSSTKRANLASNLLARELVLDADDMALIATLDRNGREVSPEGLAPVWD from the coding sequence ATGAGCAGCATTCCGTCCTTTGGCGTTGGCACCTTCCGCCTGACCGGCCAGACCGTCATCGACGCGGTGTCGACTGCGCTGGAACTCGGCTACCGCGCGGTGGACACGGCGCAGATCTACGGCAACGAAGCCGAAATCGGCCAGGCCGTGGCAGCGAGCGGCGTGCCGCGCTCCGAGCTGTTCCTGACAACCAAGATCTGGACCGCCAACTATTCGAGAAGCCAGCTCGTTGCCAGCCTGCGCGCAAGCCTGGAGAAACTGCGCACCGGCTATGTCGACCTGACCCTGATCCACTGGCCGGCGCCCGGCAATGGCGTCGAGCTGCCGGAATACATGGAAGCGCTGGCCGAGGCCAAAGCGCTGGGCCTGACGCGCCAGATCGGCATCTCCAACTTCAACATCGCCCTGACGCGGCAGGCCATCGACGTGGTCGGAGTGGGCGAGATCGCCACCAACCAGATCGAATTGAGTCCATATCTGCAGGGCCGCACGCTGGCCGCCTTCCTGAAAGAGCAGGGCATTACCGTCACTTCCTATATGACGCTGGCCTACGGCAAGGTGCTGGACGATCCGCTGCTGGCGCGCATCGCCGACAAGCACCAGGCCACCGTGGCCCAGGTGGCGCTGGCCTGGGCGCTGCAGCTGGGCCATGCGGTGATCCCGTCGTCGACGAAGCGCGCGAACCTGGCCAGCAACCTGCTGGCGCGCGAACTCGTGCTGGACGCCGACGACATGGCGCTGATTGCAACACTGGACCGCAATGGCCGCGAGGTCAGCCCCGAGGGCCTGGCACCGGTGTGGGATTGA
- a CDS encoding type VI secretion system Vgr family protein, protein MTSPIHLSAFVPAGASQHDRLLRLDTPLGEDMLLPLCAAGQERFSSGYEFTVDCLSVDGDIELKRLVAQPVTLWLRQTDRSYLPVHGYVHRMTRLGSDGRSTFCQLSLSCWMHFLKFRKDARIWQDKTADDILCDVFNIYPQAQGNYRFDVRDPATRRSYCTQYETDWHFAQRLMEEEGWYSYHEQSEDGSRHVLVVTDNLDQLKPIAQQQVRFHRAGTRDELDRILHWSAVRSLGSTQYSAQTDDYKATFSPKRTNTIVRPEHGQLPGQLEVYEYTGAYTYSNHAQGDKQARLRIEQIESDMKRYRAVSGVRSLRVGSWFALEDHPVHAYDPDDDREFAVVAIEWSIENNLPFSSGAQRFPGSLQLGLAAFGIDSFRQGAGTGHCFNHIEVQRRNVPYRSAFEHLKPTLHPQTAVVVGPASEEVYTDHLNRVKVQFRWDRHSQDDERASCWVRVSYPNAGQGWGALTVPRIRQEVIVTFLNGDADRPVITGRLYNEEQVPQWHTNGLLSGYKSKEHKGAGFNQLVMDDTTGQNRIHIYSTSANAQLNLGYLVSQSGNQRNGFFGTGFALSTDDSGAVVAPKGLYLSTFGRPGPQGMQLAASEATGQLKAGSTLTKTLSDTAVKAGAEALAGQAALDGFIEATQDRYDGQGQGSANRFKEPALLAGSQAGIALASTKGTHVHAGAEVTVSSGQDTNIAAGKSLLASVAEKISMFAYNAGIKLFSAKGKVEVQAQGNDLDLIAEKVVRLLSTTARVEIHAQEEVLISAGGSFVKINGSGITSGTSGTWTSHASKHSMPGPATQQSVMPHIAKPELEKTDLEFRHLTDWGEPLAGAAYKAILSDGSIRKGILDAAGIARISGVPPGTGAKIEYDYRPLQVISTVSTELDDDIHELLNWVAGTVGEKGQA, encoded by the coding sequence ATGACCAGTCCGATCCATTTGTCAGCCTTCGTCCCTGCTGGCGCCAGCCAGCACGATCGCTTGCTGAGGCTGGACACGCCTCTCGGCGAGGATATGCTTTTACCGTTGTGTGCAGCAGGGCAGGAACGCTTCAGCAGTGGCTATGAGTTCACAGTCGATTGCTTGTCGGTCGACGGCGACATTGAACTGAAGCGGCTCGTCGCCCAGCCGGTGACGCTGTGGCTGCGGCAGACCGATCGCAGTTACCTGCCTGTGCACGGCTACGTGCATCGCATGACGCGGCTTGGCAGCGACGGTCGCAGTACGTTCTGCCAGCTGTCCTTGTCATGCTGGATGCACTTCCTGAAGTTCCGCAAGGACGCGCGGATATGGCAGGACAAGACGGCGGACGACATCCTGTGCGACGTCTTCAATATTTACCCGCAGGCGCAGGGCAACTACCGCTTCGACGTGCGCGACCCGGCAACGCGGCGCTCCTATTGCACGCAATACGAGACCGACTGGCATTTCGCGCAGCGGTTGATGGAGGAGGAGGGCTGGTACAGCTATCACGAGCAGAGTGAGGATGGCTCGAGGCACGTGTTGGTCGTTACCGACAACCTGGACCAGCTCAAGCCGATCGCGCAGCAACAAGTGCGGTTCCATCGCGCAGGCACACGCGATGAGTTGGACAGGATCCTGCACTGGAGCGCGGTGCGAAGCCTGGGATCCACCCAGTATTCGGCTCAGACGGACGACTACAAGGCCACCTTTTCGCCGAAGCGGACGAACACCATCGTGCGCCCCGAGCACGGCCAGCTGCCGGGGCAACTGGAGGTGTACGAGTACACCGGAGCCTATACCTATTCCAATCACGCGCAGGGAGATAAGCAGGCGCGGCTACGGATCGAGCAGATCGAATCCGACATGAAGCGATACCGCGCCGTTTCCGGCGTGCGCTCGCTGCGGGTGGGCAGCTGGTTTGCCCTGGAAGACCACCCCGTGCACGCGTATGACCCTGACGACGACCGTGAATTTGCGGTGGTCGCGATCGAATGGAGCATCGAGAACAACCTGCCCTTCTCAAGCGGCGCGCAGCGCTTTCCCGGTAGCCTGCAATTGGGTCTCGCCGCGTTTGGTATCGACAGTTTCAGGCAAGGCGCTGGCACCGGGCACTGCTTCAACCACATCGAAGTCCAGCGCCGCAATGTGCCGTATCGCAGCGCCTTCGAGCATCTCAAGCCCACGCTGCACCCGCAGACCGCCGTGGTGGTCGGACCGGCGAGCGAGGAGGTGTACACCGATCACCTCAACCGCGTCAAAGTCCAGTTCAGGTGGGACAGGCACAGCCAGGATGACGAGCGCGCGTCCTGCTGGGTGCGCGTCAGCTATCCCAACGCCGGGCAGGGGTGGGGCGCGCTCACCGTGCCGCGTATTCGCCAGGAAGTGATCGTCACCTTCCTGAATGGCGATGCCGATCGTCCCGTCATCACGGGGCGGCTGTACAACGAAGAACAAGTACCGCAGTGGCACACCAATGGCTTGCTGTCCGGGTACAAGTCGAAGGAGCACAAAGGCGCGGGCTTCAACCAGCTGGTCATGGACGACACGACCGGACAAAACCGCATTCACATCTACAGCACCAGCGCCAACGCGCAGCTCAATCTCGGCTACCTGGTGAGCCAGAGCGGTAATCAGCGCAACGGATTTTTTGGTACGGGCTTTGCGCTCAGCACCGACGATTCCGGTGCGGTAGTGGCACCCAAGGGGCTTTACCTGAGCACGTTCGGGCGTCCGGGGCCGCAGGGCATGCAACTGGCAGCGAGCGAAGCCACCGGCCAGCTCAAGGCCGGCTCGACGTTGACGAAAACGCTGTCCGATACCGCAGTCAAGGCAGGCGCCGAGGCGCTGGCCGGGCAGGCGGCGCTCGACGGCTTCATCGAGGCCACCCAGGATCGGTATGACGGCCAGGGGCAGGGCAGCGCCAACCGCTTCAAGGAGCCGGCGCTACTTGCCGGCTCGCAGGCGGGCATCGCCCTAGCCAGCACCAAGGGCACGCATGTGCATGCGGGCGCGGAGGTGACGGTGTCGTCGGGGCAGGACACCAATATCGCCGCCGGCAAGAGTCTGCTCGCCAGCGTCGCCGAGAAGATCAGCATGTTCGCCTACAACGCGGGCATCAAGCTGTTCTCCGCCAAAGGCAAGGTCGAGGTACAGGCACAAGGCAACGACCTGGACCTGATCGCGGAAAAGGTGGTGCGTCTGCTGTCGACCACGGCACGCGTCGAGATCCATGCCCAGGAAGAGGTACTGATTTCCGCTGGCGGATCATTCGTGAAGATCAACGGTTCCGGAATCACCAGCGGTACCTCTGGCACGTGGACGTCGCACGCTTCGAAGCATTCGATGCCGGGACCGGCCACGCAGCAGTCTGTAATGCCGCACATTGCAAAGCCGGAACTGGAGAAGACGGACCTGGAGTTCCGGCACCTGACGGACTGGGGCGAGCCGCTTGCTGGCGCGGCCTACAAGGCTATCCTGAGCGACGGCAGCATCCGCAAGGGGATCCTCGACGCTGCCGGCATCGCCCGCATTAGCGGCGTACCGCCGGGAACTGGAGCCAAGATCGAGTATGACTACCGCCCACTCCAGGTCATCTCGACCGTCAGCACGGAGCTCGATGACGATATCCATGAACTGCTCAACTGGGTTGCCGGTACGGTGGGCGAGAAGGGGCAGGCATGA
- a CDS encoding LysR substrate-binding domain-containing protein — protein MELRHLRYFVAVAEELSFTRAAERLHIGQPPLSQQIQALEAEVGALLLERSKRWVRLTEAGKLFLADARRMLALAEQSKDTARRAARGEAGELRVGFTFSTPFTPLFATVIRQYRQQFPGVALTLHEMATLPQLAALEARELDLGFVRAVSVAVPDTIRLTTLQHVPLRLVLPADSPLAAQETVAIKDLEGLPFVMYPKNAGTGIYPQIFRLCRAAGFVPQIAMEAGEASTIIGLVAAGIGISVLPSSFDRIRMEGVVYRPLADPAATTTMMLAQRVEDGNPRVTAFVGLANGAAQG, from the coding sequence ATGGAGCTGCGCCACCTGCGCTATTTCGTCGCCGTCGCCGAGGAGCTGAGCTTTACGCGCGCGGCCGAGCGGCTGCACATCGGCCAGCCACCGCTGAGCCAGCAGATCCAGGCGCTGGAGGCGGAGGTCGGCGCCCTGCTGCTGGAGCGCAGCAAGCGCTGGGTGCGGCTGACGGAAGCGGGCAAGCTGTTCCTGGCCGACGCGCGCCGCATGCTGGCGCTGGCGGAGCAGTCGAAGGACACGGCACGCCGCGCCGCCCGCGGCGAAGCGGGCGAACTGCGTGTGGGCTTCACGTTCTCGACGCCGTTCACGCCGCTGTTCGCCACCGTCATCCGCCAGTACCGCCAGCAGTTCCCCGGCGTCGCCCTGACCTTGCACGAAATGGCCACGTTACCCCAATTGGCGGCCCTGGAGGCGCGCGAACTGGACCTGGGCTTCGTCCGCGCCGTCTCGGTGGCGGTACCGGACACGATCCGGCTGACGACCTTGCAGCACGTACCGCTGCGCCTGGTACTGCCGGCCGATTCGCCGCTGGCCGCGCAGGAAACGGTGGCGATCAAGGACCTGGAAGGTCTGCCGTTCGTGATGTACCCCAAAAACGCGGGCACGGGCATCTACCCGCAGATCTTCCGGCTGTGCCGCGCGGCCGGCTTCGTGCCGCAGATTGCGATGGAAGCGGGCGAGGCATCCACCATCATCGGCCTGGTGGCAGCCGGCATCGGCATCTCGGTGCTGCCCAGCTCGTTCGACCGGATCAGGATGGAGGGGGTGGTCTACCGGCCGCTAGCCGACCCGGCGGCGACCACCACGATGATGCTGGCGCAGCGGGTGGAGGATGGGAATCCGCGGGTGACGGCGTTTGTGGGGTTGGCAAACGGGGCGGCGCAGGGGTAA
- a CDS encoding glutamine--tRNA ligase/YqeY domain fusion protein: protein MSNDKTAATAAPAPNFLRNIVEQDLATGAHQREGLPSVITRFPPEPNGYLHIGHAKSICLNFGLARDYGGRCHLRFDDTNPAKEEQEYVDSIIDSVKWLGFDWEHKGPVGAGTHLYYASDYFDKLYEMAEYLITAGYAYVDSQSADEMAANRGNFNTPGTNSPFRNRPAEESLQLFRDMKAGKFKDGEHILRAKISEDAMASPNMNLRDPAIYRIRHAHHHRTGDQWCIYPMYDYTHPISDALENITHSICTLEFQDHRPFYDWLLATLSAGGFFQQPVPKQYEFARLNLTYIVTSKRKLRQMVEEGIVDGWDDPRLPTLVGMRRRGFTPEGIQLMAERTGVTKSDGWIDYGVLEGAVREDLDPKAPRAIAVLRPLKLIVDNFDANDSVECSSPVHPHHPELGNRTFPFTRELWIEEEDFMEVPSKGYFRFYPPIDGQPGARVRLKYGFVAECTGYDKDENGKVTAVHVNYFPDSKSGTEGANNYKVKGTITWVSAAAALEAEVRLYDRLFTDAQPDSGGKDFKQFLNPHSKEVVTAYLEPGLKDAQTEQRFQFERHGYFVADRVDSQPGKPVFNRIVTLKDSWATK from the coding sequence ATGAGCAACGACAAAACTGCCGCTACCGCCGCTCCCGCACCGAATTTTCTGCGTAACATCGTCGAACAGGACCTGGCCACCGGCGCGCACCAGCGCGAAGGCCTGCCGTCCGTCATCACCCGCTTCCCGCCGGAGCCGAACGGCTACCTGCACATCGGCCATGCGAAATCGATCTGCCTGAACTTCGGCCTGGCGCGCGACTACGGCGGCCGCTGCCACCTGCGCTTCGACGACACCAACCCGGCCAAGGAAGAGCAGGAATACGTCGACTCGATCATCGACAGCGTCAAGTGGCTGGGCTTCGACTGGGAACACAAGGGCCCGGTCGGCGCCGGCACGCATCTGTATTACGCCAGCGATTACTTCGACAAGCTGTACGAGATGGCCGAGTACCTGATCACGGCCGGCTACGCCTACGTGGACAGCCAGAGCGCCGACGAGATGGCGGCCAATCGCGGCAATTTCAATACGCCAGGCACCAACTCGCCGTTCCGCAACCGCCCCGCCGAGGAATCGCTGCAGCTGTTCCGCGACATGAAGGCCGGCAAGTTCAAGGATGGCGAGCACATCCTGCGTGCCAAGATCAGCGAGGACGCGATGGCGTCCCCCAACATGAACCTGCGCGACCCGGCCATCTACCGCATCCGCCACGCGCATCACCACCGCACGGGCGACCAGTGGTGCATCTACCCGATGTACGACTACACCCACCCGATCTCGGATGCGCTGGAAAACATCACGCACTCGATCTGCACGCTGGAGTTCCAGGACCACCGCCCGTTCTACGACTGGCTGCTGGCCACCCTGTCGGCCGGCGGCTTCTTCCAGCAGCCGGTGCCGAAGCAGTACGAATTCGCGCGCCTGAACCTGACCTACATCGTCACCTCCAAGCGCAAGCTGCGCCAGATGGTGGAGGAAGGCATCGTCGACGGTTGGGACGACCCGCGCCTGCCGACCCTGGTGGGCATGCGCCGCCGCGGCTTCACGCCGGAAGGCATCCAGCTGATGGCCGAGCGCACCGGCGTGACGAAGTCGGACGGCTGGATCGACTATGGCGTGCTGGAAGGCGCCGTGCGCGAGGACCTCGATCCGAAGGCGCCGCGCGCGATCGCCGTGCTGCGCCCGCTGAAGCTGATCGTCGACAACTTCGACGCCAACGACAGCGTCGAGTGCAGCTCGCCCGTCCACCCGCACCACCCGGAGCTGGGCAACCGCACCTTCCCGTTCACCCGTGAGCTGTGGATCGAGGAAGAGGACTTCATGGAAGTGCCGAGCAAGGGCTACTTCCGCTTCTATCCGCCGATCGACGGCCAGCCGGGCGCGCGCGTGCGCCTGAAATACGGTTTCGTCGCCGAATGCACGGGTTACGACAAGGACGAGAACGGCAAGGTCACCGCCGTGCACGTCAATTACTTCCCGGACAGCAAATCGGGCACGGAAGGCGCCAACAACTACAAGGTCAAGGGCACGATCACCTGGGTCAGCGCGGCTGCCGCGCTGGAAGCCGAGGTGCGCCTGTATGACCGCCTGTTCACGGATGCGCAACCGGACTCCGGCGGCAAGGACTTCAAGCAGTTCCTCAACCCGCATTCCAAGGAAGTGGTCACGGCCTACCTCGAACCGGGCCTGAAGGACGCTCAAACAGAACAGCGCTTCCAGTTCGAGCGGCACGGTTATTTCGTCGCCGACCGTGTCGATTCGCAGCCGGGCAAACCTGTGTTCAATCGCATCGTCACGCTGAAAGACAGCTGGGCCACCAAATAA
- a CDS encoding MFS transporter has protein sequence MKSSAALLALATGAFAIGTTEFAPMGLLPVIADGVKVSIPTAGMLVSAYAIGVMVGAPVMTLLFSRFGKRAALISLMLIFTVGNLLSAFAPSYTTLLLSRLITSLNHGAFFGIGAVVAASVVPKEKQASAIAAMFMGLTVANVGGVPAATWIGQQVGWRLAFGGTAMLGLVTIGALWLALPKGAAGTRPDVRRELKVLTSREVLLAMGTTVLGSGAMFALYTYVAPMLADITHASPGFVAFALVLIGIGFTLGNSLGGRLADWSLDGATKLILAALAVVMVLLPLLMKTHVGAAIGLVAWGAAAFGIVPPVQMRVMQAAAQAPGLASSVNVGAFNLGNAVGAALGGVVIGQGLGYAAVPLVGAALAAGALALVWIGNAGRQRAAARTSASSI, from the coding sequence ATGAAATCCTCCGCCGCATTACTGGCCCTGGCCACCGGCGCCTTTGCCATCGGCACCACCGAATTTGCGCCCATGGGGCTGCTGCCGGTGATTGCCGACGGCGTCAAGGTCAGCATTCCCACCGCTGGCATGCTCGTGTCCGCCTACGCGATCGGCGTGATGGTTGGTGCGCCGGTGATGACGCTGCTGTTCAGCCGCTTCGGCAAACGGGCGGCGCTGATATCGCTGATGCTGATCTTCACGGTCGGCAACCTGTTGTCGGCGTTCGCCCCCAGCTATACCACCTTGCTGCTGTCGCGTCTGATCACCAGCCTCAACCATGGCGCCTTCTTCGGCATCGGCGCCGTCGTCGCCGCCAGCGTGGTGCCGAAAGAGAAGCAGGCCAGTGCCATCGCGGCCATGTTCATGGGCCTGACGGTCGCCAACGTCGGCGGCGTGCCGGCCGCCACCTGGATCGGCCAGCAGGTCGGCTGGCGCCTGGCCTTCGGCGGCACCGCGATGCTGGGCCTGGTCACCATCGGCGCGCTGTGGCTGGCGTTGCCCAAGGGTGCAGCGGGCACACGGCCGGACGTGCGCCGCGAGCTGAAGGTGCTGACCAGCCGCGAGGTGCTGCTGGCGATGGGCACCACCGTGCTGGGCTCGGGCGCCATGTTCGCGCTCTACACCTATGTGGCGCCGATGCTGGCTGACATCACCCATGCGAGCCCGGGCTTCGTGGCGTTCGCCCTGGTGCTGATCGGTATCGGCTTTACGCTGGGTAACAGCCTGGGCGGCCGCCTGGCCGACTGGTCGCTGGACGGCGCCACCAAGCTGATCCTCGCCGCGCTGGCCGTCGTCATGGTGCTGCTGCCGCTGCTGATGAAGACCCATGTCGGCGCCGCCATCGGCCTGGTCGCCTGGGGCGCTGCGGCCTTCGGCATCGTGCCGCCGGTGCAGATGCGCGTGATGCAGGCTGCCGCCCAGGCGCCTGGCCTGGCGTCGTCGGTCAACGTCGGCGCCTTCAACCTCGGTAATGCGGTCGGCGCGGCCCTCGGCGGCGTGGTCATCGGCCAGGGTCTGGGTTATGCCGCCGTACCGTTGGTGGGCGCGGCGCTCGCTGCCGGTGCTCTCGCCCTGGTCTGGATCGGCAACGCCGGCCGCCAGCGCGCTGCGGCCCGCACTTCCGCTTCTTCCATCTGA